The region GAAAATGCCGCAGATGGATTAGTGAAGGGTGCTTTTTATCATGCAGGCCAAGTTTGCGTATCAGTGCAGAGAATTTTTATTCATGTACATAAAATTGATTTTTTGTCTGAGAGTATCACCGAAGCTGCAAAAAAATTAGTGATAGGTGATCCCATTATTGAAACCACAGAAGTGGGGCCACTGATCCGACCTCGCGAGGTTGATCGAGTTGCAGAATGGGTCAGTAACGCTTTAAATGAAGGTGCTAGAAAAACGACAGGGGGCAATAAAATATTTGAATCCTGTTATGAACCAACGGTGCTTTTAAATCCTTCTGTTGATAGTAAAGTCAGCAAACAGGAAATTTTTGGTCCTGTCGTATGTCTCTATTCTTACACTGAAATAGATAAAGCAATTGAGCAGGCCAATAGCCTACCTTTTTCATTTCAAGCGTCTGTCTTTAGTTCCGATATAGATACCATTAGCTATTGCTACAAGAGGCTGAATGCGTCGGCTGTGATAGCCAATGATCATACAGCTTTCAGGGTGGATTGGATGCCATTTGCAGGTCTTAAGACATCCGGCTTAGGAACAGGAGGTATTCCTTATACGATGAGAGATCTTCAAACCAAAAAAATGCTAGTCATTAAATCGCCAAAATTGTAGGTGATACGGGAGGCATTACTCTGAATTCAT is a window of Verrucomicrobiota bacterium DNA encoding:
- a CDS encoding aldehyde dehydrogenase family protein → MVLTCIEFLRTQAGEEIPMGLNPASAKRLAFTSHEPIGLVLAYSAFNHPLNLIIHQIVPAIAVGCPIIIKPALDTPLTCFRLVELFHEAGLPPEYCQAITLKDLDLATKLVSDQRIAFFSFIGSPAVGWMLRSKLAPGARCALEHGGAAPVIFTEDADIENAADGLVKGAFYHAGQVCVSVQRIFIHVHKIDFLSESITEAAKKLVIGDPIIETTEVGPLIRPREVDRVAEWVSNALNEGARKTTGGNKIFESCYEPTVLLNPSVDSKVSKQEIFGPVVCLYSYTEIDKAIEQANSLPFSFQASVFSSDIDTISYCYKRLNASAVIANDHTAFRVDWMPFAGLKTSGLGTGGIPYTMRDLQTKKMLVIKSPKL